The Nocardioides pantholopis genome window below encodes:
- a CDS encoding ATP-binding cassette domain-containing protein, which translates to MSLVEVDSAVKTFAPRLRGADPVRALRGVSLHIDEGETLAVIGESGSGKSTLGRAVLRLLDLDSGTVSFDGTDLSGLDDKAMRAKRAEMQIVFQEPYESLNPRLSVGSIVAEPLEIHQPGLGTTETRAQVLATLDRVGLPADAARRLPGELSGGQQQRVGIARAIISRPRFMVLDEPTSSLDLSIRAQVLALLAELQDEFSMAYLFVSHDMHTVEWVSDRIAVMYLGEIVETAPTRQLFDRPGHAYTQTLLSARLSADPRERHAYQAFAGDTAVRQQSTDEVAG; encoded by the coding sequence GTGTCACTCGTTGAGGTCGACAGCGCGGTCAAGACGTTCGCCCCGCGCCTGCGCGGGGCCGACCCGGTGCGGGCGCTGCGCGGCGTCTCGCTGCACATCGACGAGGGCGAGACGCTCGCGGTGATCGGCGAGAGCGGGTCGGGCAAGTCCACCCTGGGCCGTGCGGTGCTCCGGCTGCTCGACCTCGACAGCGGCACGGTGTCCTTCGACGGGACCGACCTCTCCGGCCTCGACGACAAGGCGATGCGGGCCAAGCGCGCCGAGATGCAGATCGTCTTCCAGGAGCCGTACGAGTCGCTCAACCCGCGGCTCTCGGTCGGCTCGATCGTCGCCGAGCCGCTGGAGATCCACCAGCCGGGCCTGGGCACGACCGAGACCCGTGCGCAGGTGCTCGCCACGCTGGACCGGGTCGGGCTGCCCGCCGACGCCGCGCGGCGGCTGCCCGGGGAGCTCTCCGGCGGCCAGCAGCAGCGGGTGGGCATCGCCCGGGCGATCATCAGCCGGCCCCGCTTCATGGTGCTCGACGAGCCCACGTCGTCGCTGGACCTCTCGATCCGGGCCCAGGTCCTCGCGCTCCTCGCGGAGCTGCAGGACGAGTTCTCGATGGCCTACCTGTTCGTCTCCCACGACATGCACACCGTGGAGTGGGTCAGCGACCGGATCGCGGTGATGTACCTCGGCGAGATCGTCGAGACCGCGCCCACCCGGCAGCTCTTCGACCGCCCGGGCCACGCCTACACCCAGACCCTGCTCTCGGCCCGGCTCTCCGCCGACCCGCGCGAGCGGCACGCCTACCAGGCGTTCGCCGGCGACACCGCCGTGCGCCAGCAGAGCACCGACGAGGTCGCCGGGTGA
- a CDS encoding cupin domain-containing protein, giving the protein MSGSTTVVDGAALPWVNGAEVFETMEPAFRDHIGASREAALELLSRYHARSLWLDGASSRRIDHVRADPGYVDLSEAFHDSVEECYVLDGRVRLSAEGDLERGDYFWRPPGWVHSAASEGGFAAILMMEGTDPGEASERVTRVVRPDEDAGSQALSDGERAIGPRGYVRRTETRFMPWRPHDDTVAALGGTGLRAKVLSSNAVTGACSLLVGAPAGWTAAPAVTDRERFVVNTTGPLLVDGHLLVETGLVHVPAGASVPELGAPEGAELLVKVGGPR; this is encoded by the coding sequence GTGAGCGGATCGACCACGGTCGTCGACGGGGCGGCGCTGCCCTGGGTGAACGGCGCGGAGGTCTTCGAGACCATGGAGCCCGCCTTCCGCGACCACATCGGCGCGAGCCGTGAGGCGGCGCTCGAGCTGCTCTCCCGGTACCACGCGCGCTCGCTGTGGCTCGACGGCGCCAGCTCGCGGCGCATCGACCACGTGCGCGCCGACCCCGGGTACGTCGACCTCAGCGAGGCCTTCCACGACAGCGTCGAGGAGTGCTACGTCCTGGACGGGCGGGTGCGGCTCTCCGCGGAGGGCGACCTCGAGCGGGGCGACTACTTCTGGCGGCCCCCGGGCTGGGTGCACTCCGCCGCCAGCGAGGGCGGCTTCGCGGCGATCCTGATGATGGAGGGGACCGACCCCGGCGAGGCCAGCGAGCGGGTCACCCGCGTGGTCCGCCCGGACGAGGACGCCGGGAGCCAGGCGCTGAGCGACGGCGAGCGCGCGATCGGCCCCCGCGGCTACGTCCGGCGCACCGAGACCCGGTTCATGCCGTGGCGCCCGCACGACGACACCGTGGCCGCGCTCGGCGGCACCGGCCTGCGGGCCAAGGTGCTCAGCAGCAACGCCGTGACCGGGGCGTGCTCGCTGCTCGTCGGCGCGCCCGCTGGATGGACGGCCGCTCCGGCCGTCACGGACCGGGAGCGGTTCGTCGTCAACACGACCGGCCCGCTGCTGGTCGACGGGCACCTGCTCGTCGAGACCGGCCTGGTGCACGTCCCCGCCGGGGCCAGCGTGCCGGAGCTCGGCGCGCCCGAGGGCGCCGAGCTGCTGGTCAAGGTCGGCGGCCCGCGATGA
- a CDS encoding MaoC/PaaZ C-terminal domain-containing protein, producing the protein MSARFVETPTVEVTEELVTTLVERGGFTHPLFRPASGSRADVPLPGQAVLLLAGGLVEQSGALDAAVAMLEMRSVRFLDMVRPGDSLVVRLTPGPARPASRGRVVQELGWEIRTGAGTTVAEATVVMLMNESMEGS; encoded by the coding sequence ATGTCCGCGAGGTTCGTTGAGACCCCGACCGTCGAGGTCACCGAGGAGCTGGTGACCACGCTGGTCGAGCGCGGCGGGTTCACCCACCCGCTGTTCCGGCCCGCCTCCGGGAGCCGGGCGGACGTGCCGCTGCCCGGCCAGGCGGTGCTGCTGCTGGCCGGCGGCCTCGTGGAGCAGTCCGGCGCGCTCGACGCCGCGGTGGCGATGCTCGAGATGCGCTCGGTGCGCTTCCTGGACATGGTCCGCCCCGGCGACTCCCTCGTGGTGCGGCTGACCCCGGGCCCCGCCCGGCCGGCCAGCCGGGGCCGCGTGGTGCAGGAGCTCGGCTGGGAGATCCGCACCGGCGCGGGGACCACCGTGGCGGAGGCCACTGTCGTGATGTTGATGAACGAGTCGATGGAAGGTTCTTGA
- a CDS encoding alpha/beta fold hydrolase, producing MRIRSGYVDAAWGQVHYRAAGDSGPWVALFHESPLSCRVYDDVLRELGTHCRAVAFDTPGYGASEPPVHDRFEIPDYAAVLGEAAHALGMRDAVLGGVHTGASLAIEAAHAVPGLAAGVFLSGVALFSADERAEMLASWAPDVAQDLDGTQFAWAVERYRRIWPDLTAPMLHTAVVEVMRVAERYNWGYNAAFRHDPAQPLADLRVPVLLLDAEHDMLADKDPLALALARFGRLAVLPGLPGQPHLRAPQEYAAHIRDFALEVSGACPR from the coding sequence ATGAGGATCCGCAGCGGCTACGTCGACGCGGCCTGGGGCCAGGTCCACTACCGCGCCGCCGGCGACAGCGGGCCGTGGGTGGCCCTGTTCCACGAGTCCCCGCTCTCGTGCCGGGTCTACGACGACGTGCTCCGGGAGCTCGGCACGCACTGCCGGGCGGTCGCCTTCGACACCCCGGGGTACGGCGCCTCCGAGCCGCCGGTCCACGACCGGTTCGAGATCCCCGACTACGCGGCGGTGCTCGGCGAGGCCGCCCACGCGCTCGGGATGCGGGACGCGGTCCTCGGCGGCGTGCACACCGGTGCGTCGCTGGCCATCGAGGCCGCCCACGCCGTCCCCGGCCTCGCGGCCGGCGTCTTCCTCTCCGGGGTCGCGCTGTTCAGCGCCGACGAGCGCGCCGAGATGCTCGCCTCCTGGGCGCCGGACGTCGCGCAGGACCTCGACGGCACCCAGTTCGCCTGGGCCGTCGAGCGCTACCGGCGGATCTGGCCCGACCTCACCGCCCCGATGCTGCACACCGCCGTGGTCGAGGTGATGCGGGTCGCCGAGCGCTACAACTGGGGCTACAACGCGGCGTTCCGGCACGACCCCGCCCAGCCGCTCGCCGACCTCCGGGTCCCGGTGCTGCTGCTGGACGCCGAGCACGACATGCTCGCCGACAAGGACCCGCTGGCGCTGGCTCTGGCCCGGTTCGGGCGCCTGGCGGTGCTGCCGGGTCTGCCGGGCCAGCCGCACCTGCGGGCCCCGCAGGAGTACGCCGCCCACATCCGCGACTTCGCCCTCGAGGTGAGCGGCGCGTGCCCGCGATGA
- a CDS encoding enoyl-CoA hydratase/isomerase family protein, whose translation MTVVRSRVEDQVLHLLLDGPETLNSVSPQTLTGLEEALTRAEEDEDLRAVVITGAGEKAFSVGMDITFLGECFADPDGVFLPFLDRFHAVLRRLELLPVPVIAQVNGLARAGGFELLLACDLVVVAEGARVGDIHLAFGVPPGAGASQRAARKLGDQRAKALMLTSMWLDGHTMLAWGLALAVLPRTELAAEVERLLGTLRGRSRAAIAATKLGIGAAQDLPLAEGLRHERALFEKFLRVPGAAEGYTAWVEQRAPSWGSADVREVR comes from the coding sequence ATGACAGTCGTCCGGTCCCGGGTCGAGGACCAGGTGCTGCACCTGCTGCTCGACGGCCCCGAGACGCTCAACAGCGTCTCGCCGCAGACCCTGACCGGGCTGGAGGAGGCGCTGACCCGCGCCGAGGAGGACGAGGACCTGCGGGCCGTCGTCATCACCGGCGCGGGGGAGAAGGCCTTCAGCGTCGGGATGGACATCACGTTCCTGGGGGAGTGCTTCGCCGACCCCGACGGGGTCTTCCTGCCGTTCCTGGACCGCTTCCACGCGGTGCTGCGCCGCCTGGAGCTGCTGCCGGTCCCGGTGATCGCGCAGGTCAACGGCCTGGCGCGGGCGGGCGGCTTCGAGCTGCTCCTGGCCTGCGACCTCGTGGTCGTCGCCGAGGGCGCCCGGGTCGGCGACATCCACCTGGCCTTCGGGGTGCCGCCGGGGGCGGGCGCCAGCCAGCGGGCGGCCCGCAAGCTCGGCGACCAGCGGGCCAAGGCCCTGATGCTGACCTCGATGTGGCTCGACGGCCACACCATGCTCGCCTGGGGCCTCGCCCTGGCCGTCCTGCCGCGGACCGAGCTCGCCGCCGAGGTCGAGCGGCTCCTCGGCACGCTGCGCGGACGCTCCCGGGCCGCGATCGCCGCGACGAAGCTGGGCATCGGCGCGGCCCAGGACCTGCCGCTGGCCGAGGGCCTGCGCCACGAGCGCGCGCTGTTCGAGAAGTTCCTGCGCGTCCCGGGCGCGGCCGAGGGCTACACCGCCTGGGTCGAGCAGCGGGCGCCGAGCTGGGGGAGTGCCGATGTCCGCGAGGTTCGTTGA
- a CDS encoding ABC transporter ATP-binding protein, translating into MSDDLVLDVRNLAVTIDTPDGQVNPVKGVDLQAHAGEIVGIMGESGCGKSTTIKGILRLLGSNSTVTADRIDLVGQADLATIDKREIRRIRGRHIGFVAQNPFGSLNPIYPIERQFYELQKAHRTGVSKKESREIAVEMLRGVGIVAPERVLHGYAHQLSGGMAQRVVIALATTLGPRLLFADEPTTGLDATVQAQILDLISGLVRSENRSMVLVTHDLGVIAQYCQKAVVMYAGEVVESGDVMQVMVDPQHPYTKKLIGSVPKAGEKLSVTR; encoded by the coding sequence GTGAGCGACGACCTCGTGCTCGACGTCCGCAACCTCGCGGTGACCATCGACACCCCGGACGGCCAGGTGAACCCCGTCAAGGGCGTCGACCTGCAGGCCCACGCCGGGGAGATCGTGGGCATCATGGGGGAGTCGGGCTGCGGCAAGTCCACGACCATCAAGGGCATCCTGCGGCTGCTGGGCTCCAACAGCACGGTGACCGCGGACCGGATCGACCTGGTCGGGCAGGCCGACCTGGCCACGATCGACAAGCGCGAGATCCGGCGGATCCGGGGCCGCCACATCGGCTTCGTCGCGCAGAACCCGTTCGGCTCGCTGAACCCGATCTACCCGATCGAGCGGCAGTTCTACGAGCTGCAGAAGGCGCACCGGACCGGGGTGTCGAAGAAGGAGTCGCGCGAGATCGCGGTGGAGATGCTGCGCGGGGTCGGGATCGTGGCGCCCGAGCGGGTGCTCCACGGCTACGCCCACCAGCTCTCCGGCGGCATGGCCCAGCGGGTCGTGATCGCGCTGGCCACGACCCTCGGGCCGCGGCTGCTGTTCGCCGACGAGCCGACGACCGGGCTCGACGCCACGGTCCAGGCCCAGATCCTCGACCTGATCTCCGGGCTGGTGCGCTCGGAGAACCGCTCGATGGTGCTGGTCACCCACGACCTGGGCGTGATCGCCCAGTACTGCCAGAAGGCGGTCGTGATGTACGCCGGCGAGGTGGTCGAGTCCGGCGACGTCATGCAGGTGATGGTCGACCCGCAGCACCCGTACACGAAGAAGCTCATCGGCTCGGTGCCCAAGGCAGGGGAGAAGCTCAGTGTCACTCGTTGA